In a genomic window of Quercus lobata isolate SW786 chromosome 4, ValleyOak3.0 Primary Assembly, whole genome shotgun sequence:
- the LOC115985505 gene encoding uncharacterized protein LOC115985505 — protein sequence MKITDALCQALQCQPQDILNAMNFVSSTKALIQKFRDEEWDNLLTTVKSFCEVCDIDVPDMNARYVKRGGLARYQQDDFTIEHHYRVDIFYAAIDSILQELNHRFSKHEVELLNLCSALDPKEARESFRSIDILLLVSKFYPKDFTNQEMTLLKVEVDHYEHNVVRHPDFKKLSSISELCQWLVKTRKSLFYPYIYRLITLVLTLPVSTATTERAFLAMNIIKNRLRNKMKDDFLMDSMILYIEKEIATKFGTESIIDDFRDLKERRVPF from the coding sequence ATGAAGATCACTGATGCACTTTGTCAAGCTTTGCAGTGTCAGCctcaagacattttaaatgCGATGAATTTTGTTTCATCCACTAAAGCACTTATTCAAAAATTCAGAGATGAAGAGTGGGATAATTTACTTACCACTGTGAAATCATTTTGTGAGGTATGTGACATAGATGTCCCAGATATGAATGCTCGTTATGTTAAGAGAGGAGGTCTAGCTCGTTATCAACAAGATGACTTCACAATTGAGCATCATTATCGGGTAGATATTTTTTATGCTGCAATAGATTCTATACTACAAGAATTAAATCATCGGTTTAGTAAGCATGAAGTGGAATTGCTTAATCTTTGTTCAGCTCTTGATCCTAAAGAGGCACGTGAGTCCTTTAGAAGTATAGACATTTTGTTGTTAGTAAGCAAGTTTTATCCGAAAGACTTCACAAATCAAGAAATGACACTTTTAAAGGTAGAAGTTGATCATTATGAGCACAATGTAGTTCGGCATCCAGACTTCAAGAAGCTATCAAGTATTTCTGAGTTGTGCCAATGGTTGGTAAAAACCCGAAAATCATTATTTTACCCATATATTTATAGATTGATTACACTTGTGCTCACTCTTCCAGTTTCTACTGCAACTACAGAGCGAGCATTTTTAGCCATGAATATTATCAAGAATAGGCTTCGCAACAAGATGAAAGATGATTTTCTAATGGACTCTATGATTTTGTACATTGAGAAGGAGATTGCTACAAAATTTGGTACAGAATCAATTATAGACGACTTTCGAGACTTAAAAGAGCGTCGAGTTCCattttga
- the LOC115985506 gene encoding zinc finger MYM-type protein 1-like: protein MSPLTKVQVLCVILECVSKYDANERDEIRRAYINLGPYQPKLDEYKKTKFGRNSRKFKHSWFAIKEFSPWLEYSPSKDVAFCLPCFLFDKPTRNFGSHVFTKDGFRNWKKVNDGNNFSFLNHMGKQPNSFHRASEKAMTDLMNQSQHIQKASIDVVKVLAFQGLAFRGRDESSDSINHGNFLEILDLVVSYNEYVAEVIEKAPKNASYKSPKIQKEILHVFSNKVKKAIREEIGDAKFCLIVDEARDESMKEQMAIVIRFIDKDGFVRERFFGVVHVLDTTTLTLKDEIYSILSHHSLDIQDIRGQGYDGASNMRGEWNGLKALVSNDCPYAYFIHCFAHRLQLALVAASKEVILVQSFFNRLSSIVNVVCASRKRTEQLKKAYADQIAYFVEIGELETERGLNQISTLQRAGDTRWGSHLRSISSLVNIFSPICEILLKRSSRKEILLPNEKQHTHVIML from the exons ATGTCACCATTGACAAAAGTACAGGTTTTGTGCGTGATCTTGGAATGCGTAAGCAAATATGATGCTAATGAACGGGATGAAATTCGAAGAGCTTACATTAATCTTGGTCCATACCAACCTAAACTAGATGAGTACAAGAAAACTAAATTTGGAAGGAATTCTCGTAAATTTAAACATTCATGGTTTGCAATTAAGGAATTTAGTCCATGGCTTGAATATTCACCTAGTAAAGATGTTGCTTTTTGTCTACCGTGCTTTCTCTTTGACAAGCCAACTAGGAATTTTGGGAGTCATGTATTCACTAAAGATGGATTTCGGAATTGGAAGAAAGTTAATGATGgaaataatttttcctttttgaatcATATGGGGAAACAACCTAACTCTTTTCATAGAGCTTCCGAGAAAGCGATGACAGATTTGATGAACCAGTCTCAACACATACAAAAG GCCTCAATTGATGTTGTCAAAGTGCTTGCATTTCAAGGACTTGCTTTTAGAGGACGAGATGAAAGTTCTGATTCAATTAATCATGGgaattttcttgaaatattgGATTTGGTGGTATCATATAATGAATATGTTGCAGAAGTGATAGAGAAAGCTCCCAAAAATGCCTCttacaaatcaccaaaaatccaaaaggaaatcttacatgtattttcaaacAAGGTGAAGAAGGCAATTCGTGAAGAAATTGGTGATGCAAAGTTTTGCCTAATTGTTGATGAAGCTCGTGATGAGTCAATGAAGGAGCAAATGGCTATTGTTATAAGATTTATAGACAAAGATGGTTTTGTTCGAGAACGTTTTTTTGGGGTGGTCCATGTCCTCGATACTAcgacattaaccctaaaagatGAAATATATTCTATCTTGTCACATCATAGTCTAGATATTCAAGATATTCGAGGGCAAGGATATGATGGTGCAAGCAATATGCGAGGTGAGTGGAATGGATTAAAAGCTTTGGTTTCAAATGATTGTCCATATGCTTACTTCATTCATTGTTTTGCACATCGTTTGCAATTAGCATTAGTGGCAGCATCAAAAGAAGTTATTCTTGttcaaagtttttttaatagattatcaTCTATTGTCAATGTTGTTTGTGCTTCACGTAAGCGTACTGAGCAACTAAAAAAAGCTTATGCTGATCAAATTgcatattttgttgaaattggtGAGCTTGAAACTGAAAGAGGACTTAATCAAATTAGCACATTACAACGAGCTGGAGATACTCGTTGGGGTTCTCACTTGAGATCGATTTCTAGCTTGGTAAATATATTTAGTCCAATATGTGAAATTTTACTTAAGAGATCATCAAGGAAGGAAATACTACTTCCCAATGAGAAGCAGCATACTCATGTTATCATGCTAtga